The following nucleotide sequence is from Paenibacillus andongensis.
CAAAGTATTTATGGGTGACACGGGATCGCTCGGGATTGGCGGCGGCCTTGTGGCTGTTGCCATTTTGACCAAAGCTGAGCTGCTGCTTGCGATTGTTGGCGGTGTGTTCTTGGTTGAAATTCTTTCTGTTGTGATCCAAGTTGTTTCTTTCAAGACAAGAGGCAAGCGTGTTTTCAAAATGAGCCCGATCCACCATCACTTCGAATTGGTTGGTTGGTCGGAATGGCGTGTCGTTATCACATTCTGGGTCGTAGGTCTCGTGCTTGCTGTACTCGGATTATATATGAATGAGGTGTTGTAGAGCATGAAACATCCGCGGGATTATCGTGGACTTGAAGTGATTATTCTGGGCTTGGCTCGCAGCGGTGTCGCTGCGGCTAAGCTTTTTCATCAAAAAGGAGCCTTGGTCACGGTCAATGACAAAAAAGAGCGAAGCGCATGCCCTGAAGCCGATGAATTAGAGGCTCTGGGTATTTCTGTTGTATGCGGCTTTCATCCGGAGTCCTTGGTGCATGAGGGTGTTTCTCTCGTTGTGAAGAACCCGGGAATTCCGTATACGGTAGAGCCGATTCGCAAGGCAGAAGAGCTTGGGATTGAGGTCGTAACTGAGGTTGAGGTTGCTTATCAATTCTGTGAAGCTCCAATTATTGGCATTACAGGCTCTAACGGCAAGACCACAACGACAACATTGATTGGTTTAATGCTGGACGCAGCCGGTTTATCTCCTGTAGTAGCGGGTAATATTGGACGCGCATTAACCGAGGCTGCGCCTGAAGTTACAGCTGATAACTGGATGGTGGTTGAGCTCAGCAGCTTTCAATTGAAAGGTACGACTTCGTTCCGACCCACGATTGCCCTTTTGTTAAATGTGTATGAAACTCATCTGGATTATCATGGTTCCATGGATGACTATATTGCTTCCAAAGCTAAATTATTTACGAATCAAACCGAAGAAGATACGGCAATCCTGAATTGGGATGATGAGGTGTGTCAGTCTTTAATTCCTAGTCTGAAGGCTAAACTGTTCCCTTTTTCTATGAAAGAAAAACTCGCTTTTGGCGTTTACTTTGATGTAGAAACGGAAGTCATTGTTTACGCAAATGGATATGGTCAAGTGCAGCCGATTATGCCGGCAAGTGAAATGGGGATCCCAGGCAGCTTTAACGTCGAAAACGCATTAGCAGCGGCGGCAGCAGCCATTACAGCGGGTGTTCAGCTGGATGGCATAGCAGATGTGCTCAGAAGCTTTCAAGGCGTAGAACACCGTCTGGAGCTCGTAAGAGAGCTGAAGGGTGTGACCTTCTATAACAATTCCAAAGCGACGAATGCAGCGGCTTCGATTAAGTCGATTGAGGCGTTCAACCAGCGGGTTGTTCTAATCGCGGGTGGTTTGGACCGTGGGTCCGATTATATGGAACTTCTTCCTACTTTCCGTGAGCGGATTAAAGGTGTCGTTACCTTAGGTCAAACGAAAGAGAAAATTACGCATATTGCCGAACTGGCAGGGATTAGCCGCATTGAAACCGTCGATACTGCTAAGGATGCAGCGGACGCGGTGTCGCAAGCCGTTAAGCTAGCCTGGCAAATGAGTGAGCCCGGAGACATTGTTCTACTTTCACCTGCTTGTGCAAGCTGGGATATGTTCCCCTCCTATGAAGACAGGGGACGCATGTTTAAGGAGTCCGTGCATAACCTTTAAATAGGGCTTATCCACATTTCCTATCTCGTTAGGCGATATTGTCGCCTGCTTGCTGATAGGCAGCATGGATGACGCCCACAACACACGAAGAGGTGTCTGTTATGGGTAAAGCACGGTCCGCTCCTGACATTTGGATTATTATTCCAACCTTGTTGCTTTTGACAATTGGCGTTATTATGGTTTACAGCGCTAGCAGTGTTCTTGCGTTTCGCGAATTTGGCGACTCCCTTTATTACTTGAAACGTCAATTTATATTTGCTGTTTTGGGTGTTATCGCCATGTTTTTTACGATGAATGTTGATTATTTAGTTTGGAAGAGGTTTGCTCGAATAGCGCTTTTTGTTT
It contains:
- the murD gene encoding UDP-N-acetylmuramoyl-L-alanine--D-glutamate ligase; amino-acid sequence: MKHPRDYRGLEVIILGLARSGVAAAKLFHQKGALVTVNDKKERSACPEADELEALGISVVCGFHPESLVHEGVSLVVKNPGIPYTVEPIRKAEELGIEVVTEVEVAYQFCEAPIIGITGSNGKTTTTTLIGLMLDAAGLSPVVAGNIGRALTEAAPEVTADNWMVVELSSFQLKGTTSFRPTIALLLNVYETHLDYHGSMDDYIASKAKLFTNQTEEDTAILNWDDEVCQSLIPSLKAKLFPFSMKEKLAFGVYFDVETEVIVYANGYGQVQPIMPASEMGIPGSFNVENALAAAAAAITAGVQLDGIADVLRSFQGVEHRLELVRELKGVTFYNNSKATNAAASIKSIEAFNQRVVLIAGGLDRGSDYMELLPTFRERIKGVVTLGQTKEKITHIAELAGISRIETVDTAKDAADAVSQAVKLAWQMSEPGDIVLLSPACASWDMFPSYEDRGRMFKESVHNL